From the Gemmatimonadaceae bacterium genome, the window TGCGGGCCGGCTCTTCCTCTGCGATCCATCGGCACTGGTGGGGCGCATGTCGCATTCGCTCCTCGACCAATCGGACGAGCGGCGGCTGGCGGCCGGGGCGACGGTGCAGCGGACGGGGATCATCTCGGGAATGCTGACGCTCCGCAGGCAGGACGGCGCCCCGTTCGAGGCGGAGCTGACGGCCACGACCTTCCGCGACGCCGACGAGATCGAGCAGGGGTACGTCTTCGTGCGCGACGTGACGGAGCGGCGGAACGCCGAGCTGGCGCTGCTCGCCAGCGAGCACCGCTACCGGTCGCTCGTCGAGACCACGGGGAGCGTGCTGGTGGGCATTGCACCGGACGGCATGGTCTTCGAGTGGAACCGCGAGGCGGAACGGCTGTTCGGCTACGCGCGGCAGGAGGTGCTGGGTCGCGACTACTTCTCCCTCATGGGCGACGCGGCGCGACGCGAGGCGATGCGCCATGAGGTGATCCGCGTCCTGGCCGGCGACACGCCGCGCCCGCGCGAGGACGCGCTCGTGTCGCGCACCGGCGACGCGCGCACGGTGTTGTGGACGGCGACGCGCCTGCTCGACATGCACGGGAAGCCGTTAGGCGTGATCGCCAGCGGGCAGGACATCACCGAGCGCAAGCGCCTCGAGGCGCAGATGCAGCACGCACAAAAACTGGAAAGCCTCGGTGTCCTGGCCGGAGGAATTGCCCACGACTTCAACAACCTGCTCGTGGGCATCCTGGGGAACGCCTCGCTCGGGTTGATGGACGTGGAGCCCAACTCCGAGCTGCATGAGCTGTTGCGCGACATCGAGACGGCGGCACTGCGCGCGGCCGACCTCACGCGGCAGATGCTCGCCTACAGCGGGCGGGGGCGCTTCCTGGTCAAGCCGCTCGACCTGTCGGCCACGGTGCAGGAGATGGCGCACCTCCTCCAGTCGGCCATCTCCAAGCGTGCCGCCCTGCAGTTCGACTTCGGCCACGACGTCCCGCCGGTGGAAGCCGACGGGACGCAGCTGCGCCAGGTGGTGATGAACCTCATCACGAACGCCTCCGACGCCCTGGCGGGTGAGAACGGGACGATCGCGCTGCGCACGGGGGTGCGGTGGTGCGACCGTGAGTCGCTCGAGTCGCCGTACCTGGACTATGAACTGGAAGAAGGGGTGTACGCCTTTGTGGAGGTGCGCGACAGCGGG encodes:
- a CDS encoding PAS domain S-box protein, whose translation is MVRPEESATAQHSSATTVTPRDVAALGATHLRAIFDHSQEAILLVSSQGEIIAVNDAAGRLFLCDPSALVGRMSHSLLDQSDERRLAAGATVQRTGIISGMLTLRRQDGAPFEAELTATTFRDADEIEQGYVFVRDVTERRNAELALLASEHRYRSLVETTGSVLVGIAPDGMVFEWNREAERLFGYARQEVLGRDYFSLMGDAARREAMRHEVIRVLAGDTPRPREDALVSRTGDARTVLWTATRLLDMHGKPLGVIASGQDITERKRLEAQMQHAQKLESLGVLAGGIAHDFNNLLVGILGNASLGLMDVEPNSELHELLRDIETAALRAADLTRQMLAYSGRGRFLVKPLDLSATVQEMAHLLQSAISKRAALQFDFGHDVPPVEADGTQLRQVVMNLITNASDALAGENGTIALRTGVRWCDRESLESPYLDYELEEGVYAFVEVRDSGIGMTPETMERIFDPFFSTKFAGRGLGLAATLGIVRGHRGTITVESAPGEGTAFRVFLPVAPPPASRSDAVERLSITPPQGSGLALLVDDDHTVCDVARAMLERHGYEVRVAHDGVEALDAYRRVRDAVRLAVVDLTMPRMGGEDLVAAIRALDSDLPIVLMSGFSESEICGRFQPGFVTACIQKPFRVEELSSVLRAAAEGGALQG